The following coding sequences are from one Burkholderia stabilis window:
- a CDS encoding amino acid aminotransferase, producing the protein MFEHIDAYPGDPILTLNENFQKDPRDQKVNLSIGIYFDAEGRIPVMGAVREAETALQRESGPKPYLPMIGLAAYRDAVQALVFGADHPARAAGRIATLQTLGGSGALKVGADFLKRYFPDSQVWLSDPSWENHRFIFERAGFTVNTYPYYDEATGGLKFDAMLAAIDALPARSIVLLHACCHNPTGVDLDEGQWEKLIDVIEARGLLPFVDMAYQGFGAGLDADAFAVRELARRGVPALVANSFSKNFSLYGERVGGLSVVCEDSAAADRVLGQLAGAVRSNYSNPQTYGAKVVAAVLGTPALRKQWEEELAAMCRRIARMRQSIHDGLRDHVSGEALTRYVKQRGMFTYTGLTESQVDALREVHGVYILRSGRMCVAGLNDSNVGIVADAIGKVLKSGV; encoded by the coding sequence ATGTTCGAACACATCGACGCGTACCCGGGCGACCCGATCCTGACGCTCAACGAGAACTTCCAGAAAGATCCGCGCGACCAGAAGGTCAACCTGAGCATCGGGATTTATTTCGACGCCGAAGGCCGGATTCCGGTGATGGGCGCGGTGCGCGAAGCCGAAACCGCGCTGCAGCGCGAAAGCGGCCCGAAGCCGTACCTGCCGATGATCGGCCTGGCCGCGTATCGCGACGCCGTGCAGGCGCTCGTGTTCGGCGCCGATCACCCGGCCCGTGCGGCCGGCCGCATCGCGACGCTGCAGACGCTCGGCGGTTCGGGCGCGCTGAAGGTGGGCGCCGATTTCCTGAAGCGCTATTTCCCCGACTCGCAAGTGTGGCTCAGCGATCCGAGCTGGGAAAACCACCGCTTCATCTTCGAGCGCGCCGGTTTCACGGTGAATACCTACCCGTACTACGACGAAGCGACGGGTGGCCTGAAGTTCGACGCGATGCTCGCGGCGATCGACGCGCTGCCGGCGCGCAGCATCGTGCTGCTGCACGCGTGCTGCCATAACCCGACCGGCGTCGATCTCGACGAAGGCCAGTGGGAAAAGCTGATCGACGTGATCGAGGCGCGCGGGCTGCTGCCGTTCGTCGACATGGCGTACCAGGGCTTCGGCGCGGGCCTCGACGCGGATGCGTTCGCGGTGCGCGAGCTGGCCCGCCGCGGCGTGCCGGCGCTGGTGGCGAACTCGTTCTCGAAGAACTTCTCGCTGTACGGCGAGCGGGTGGGCGGCCTGAGCGTCGTCTGCGAAGACTCGGCTGCGGCCGACCGCGTGCTCGGCCAGCTGGCCGGCGCGGTGCGCTCGAACTACAGCAACCCGCAAACCTACGGCGCGAAGGTCGTCGCGGCCGTGCTCGGTACGCCCGCGCTGCGCAAGCAGTGGGAAGAAGAACTCGCGGCGATGTGCCGCCGCATCGCGCGGATGCGCCAGTCGATCCACGACGGGCTGCGCGATCACGTCAGCGGCGAAGCGCTCACGCGCTACGTGAAGCAGCGCGGGATGTTCACGTACACGGGCCTGACCGAATCGCAGGTCGACGCGCTGCGCGAAGTGCACGGCGTGTACATCCTGCGTTCGGGCCGGATGTGCGTGGCGGGCCTGAACGACTCGAACGTCGGCATCGTCGCGGACGCGATCGGCAAGGTGCTGAAGAGCGGCGTCTGA
- a CDS encoding Lrp/AsnC family transcriptional regulator, producing MPEPVLDRIDRHLLSILQENGRASNLDLAKAVGLSPAQTLRRHRRLEEIGAIRRYETRLCPDTLGFGVTAFVHVTMERGHIRDLSKFQKLVSDLAQIQECFSVTGDIDYVLKVVAHDLKGLSRFLLETLMRIPGVSGVHSSVCLDEIKCTSAMPVEA from the coding sequence ATGCCTGAACCGGTTCTCGACCGCATCGACCGCCACTTGCTTTCGATCCTGCAGGAAAACGGCCGTGCGTCGAACCTCGACCTGGCGAAGGCTGTCGGCCTGTCGCCCGCGCAGACGCTGCGGCGCCACCGCCGGCTGGAAGAGATCGGCGCGATCCGCCGCTACGAAACCCGGCTGTGCCCCGATACGCTCGGGTTCGGCGTCACCGCGTTCGTGCACGTGACGATGGAGCGCGGGCATATCCGCGATCTGTCCAAGTTCCAGAAACTGGTGTCCGACCTCGCGCAGATCCAGGAGTGCTTTTCGGTGACGGGCGATATCGACTACGTGCTGAAGGTCGTCGCGCACGATCTGAAGGGATTGTCACGGTTCCTGCTCGAAACGCTGATGCGGATTCCCGGCGTGAGCGGCGTGCATTCGAGCGTGTGCCTCGACGAGATCAAGTGTACGAGTGCGATGCCGGTTGAAGCATGA
- a CDS encoding FadR/GntR family transcriptional regulator, translated as MMSARPESLEGGFRPLQIYEQVAEKIRDEIRAGRYAADSRLPSERELAGLFQVGRPAVREALGALQNEGLVITKRNSGTYVVAAPLDVLAQRGDMHTASEADFSPTSTLDVRLILEPAIARLAAAHGRTDPGAERYLAQMETITDVDDPHQRALWNESDRLFHRQLALMTGDALIVKIADEVAKTMDQPLWKRLKDDGIYDAGRIRLYVSEHRLIYEAIVSGDADAAAFYVEQHIRRVRRDIAPK; from the coding sequence ATGATGTCCGCGCGTCCCGAATCACTCGAAGGCGGTTTCCGGCCGCTGCAGATCTACGAGCAGGTTGCCGAGAAGATCCGCGACGAGATCCGCGCGGGGCGCTACGCGGCCGATTCGCGGCTGCCGTCGGAGCGCGAGCTCGCGGGGCTGTTCCAGGTCGGCCGGCCGGCCGTGCGCGAAGCGCTCGGCGCGCTGCAGAACGAAGGGCTCGTGATCACGAAGCGCAATTCGGGCACCTACGTCGTCGCGGCGCCGCTCGACGTGCTCGCGCAGCGCGGCGACATGCACACGGCGTCCGAAGCCGATTTCAGCCCGACGTCGACGCTCGACGTGCGGCTGATCCTCGAACCCGCGATCGCGCGCCTTGCAGCGGCGCATGGCCGCACCGACCCCGGCGCCGAGCGTTATCTCGCGCAGATGGAAACCATCACCGACGTCGACGATCCGCACCAGCGCGCGCTGTGGAACGAGAGCGACCGGCTGTTCCACCGGCAACTCGCGTTGATGACCGGCGATGCGCTGATCGTGAAGATTGCCGATGAAGTCGCGAAGACGATGGACCAGCCGTTGTGGAAGCGTCTGAAGGACGACGGTATCTACGATGCGGGCCGGATCCGGCTCTACGTGTCCGAACACCGGCTGATCTACGAGGCGATCGTGTCCGGCGACGCCGATGCTGCGGCGTTCTACGTCGAGCAGCACATCCGGCGCGTGCGGCGCGATATCGCGCCCAAGTGA
- a CDS encoding helix-turn-helix domain-containing protein, with amino-acid sequence MSTAYAADVPVAPRPMIPLRAVSRADAAKHPAARCSVCAMRSMCLPPHLTAADFGRLDAIICTTRQVRQGDALFRTDDPFQSIYAVRAGSFKTVMMHRDGREHVTGFQIAGETLGMDGIGGGQHCCDAIALEDSVVCIIPFGALEAACREMKPMQHFLYQMLSSEIVRESSQMLLLGTMSAEQRVAHFLLNLSSRFEARGYSATEFNLRMTREEIGCYLGMKLETVSRMFSRFHRESLVETRGKRVRIIDAQALARV; translated from the coding sequence ATGTCTACCGCCTACGCCGCCGACGTACCCGTCGCCCCCCGGCCGATGATTCCGCTTCGCGCGGTCTCGCGCGCCGATGCCGCCAAACATCCCGCCGCACGCTGCTCGGTGTGCGCGATGCGCTCGATGTGCCTGCCGCCCCACCTGACGGCGGCCGATTTCGGCCGCCTCGACGCGATCATCTGCACGACCCGGCAGGTTCGCCAGGGCGACGCGCTGTTCCGCACCGACGATCCGTTCCAGAGCATCTATGCGGTGCGCGCGGGTTCGTTCAAGACGGTGATGATGCATCGCGACGGCCGCGAGCACGTGACGGGTTTCCAGATCGCCGGCGAAACGCTCGGGATGGACGGCATCGGCGGCGGCCAGCACTGCTGCGACGCGATCGCGCTCGAGGACAGCGTCGTGTGCATCATCCCGTTCGGCGCGCTCGAAGCCGCATGCCGCGAGATGAAGCCGATGCAGCATTTCCTCTACCAGATGCTGAGCAGCGAGATCGTCCGCGAGTCGAGCCAGATGCTGCTGCTCGGCACGATGTCGGCCGAACAGCGCGTCGCGCATTTCCTGCTGAACCTGTCGTCGCGCTTCGAGGCGCGCGGTTATTCGGCGACGGAATTCAATCTGCGGATGACGCGCGAGGAAATCGGCTGCTATCTCGGGATGAAGCTCGAGACCGTCAGCCGGATGTTCTCGCGGTTCCATCGCGAATCGCTGGTGGAAACGCGCGGCAAGCGCGTGCGCATCATCGACGCGCAGGCGCTCGCGCGGGTCTGA
- a CDS encoding UDP-glucose 4-epimerase has protein sequence MTLQGNIHERDWSVEVETRPCDSGEFRCRVSVEHGAGAARFHHTFEHSHAYPTEREAMIEGLRAGMTWIEMKASQVFNV, from the coding sequence ATGACACTGCAGGGCAACATTCACGAACGCGACTGGTCGGTCGAGGTCGAGACGCGCCCGTGCGATTCGGGCGAGTTCCGCTGCCGCGTGTCGGTCGAGCACGGCGCCGGCGCCGCGCGTTTTCACCACACGTTCGAGCACAGCCATGCGTATCCGACCGAGCGTGAAGCGATGATCGAAGGGCTGCGCGCCGGGATGACGTGGATCGAGATGAAGGCGTCGCAGGTTTTCAACGTATGA
- the lhpI gene encoding bifunctional Delta(1)-pyrroline-2-carboxylate/Delta(1)-piperideine-2-carboxylate reductase, which produces MTALSRTPVFDAADTAALLDYPALLATLRQTVADYAAGEIVSPERLVVPLQAGGVMLSMPSSARDLAAHKLVNVCPGNGARGLSTILGQVSAYDATTGELRFVLDGPTVTGRRTAAVTALGIQALHGAPRDILLIGTGKQAANHAEALAVIFPDARLHVRGTNADSAAAFCAAHRVHAPRLVPLDGDAIPDAIDVVVTLTTSRTPVYREAAREGRLVVGVGAFTADAAEIDANTVRGSRLVVDDLAGARHEAGDLIVAQVDWQSVASLADVLSGAFDRSGPLLFKSVGCAAWDLAACRTARDALAARQAG; this is translated from the coding sequence ATGACCGCTCTTTCCCGCACTCCCGTTTTCGATGCGGCCGACACGGCCGCGCTGCTCGACTACCCGGCGCTGCTCGCCACCCTCAGGCAAACCGTCGCCGACTATGCGGCGGGCGAGATCGTCAGCCCCGAGCGGCTGGTCGTGCCGCTGCAGGCCGGCGGCGTGATGCTGTCGATGCCGTCCAGCGCGCGTGACCTCGCGGCCCACAAGCTCGTGAACGTGTGCCCCGGCAACGGCGCGCGCGGGCTGTCGACCATCCTCGGCCAGGTGAGCGCCTACGACGCGACGACGGGCGAACTGCGCTTCGTGCTCGACGGCCCGACGGTCACCGGCCGCCGCACGGCAGCCGTCACCGCGCTGGGCATCCAGGCGCTGCACGGCGCGCCGCGCGACATCCTGCTGATCGGCACCGGCAAGCAGGCGGCCAATCACGCGGAAGCGCTCGCGGTGATCTTTCCCGATGCACGCCTGCATGTGCGCGGCACGAACGCCGACAGCGCGGCCGCCTTCTGCGCCGCGCATCGGGTGCACGCGCCGCGGCTCGTGCCGCTCGACGGCGATGCGATTCCCGACGCGATCGACGTCGTCGTCACGCTGACGACGAGCCGCACGCCCGTCTACCGCGAAGCCGCGCGCGAAGGCCGGCTGGTGGTCGGCGTCGGCGCGTTCACCGCCGATGCCGCCGAAATCGACGCGAACACGGTGCGCGGCAGCCGGCTCGTCGTCGACGACCTGGCCGGCGCACGCCACGAGGCCGGCGACCTGATCGTCGCGCAGGTCGACTGGCAAAGCGTCGCGTCGCTCGCCGACGTGTTGAGCGGCGCGTTCGACCGCAGCGGGCCGCTGCTGTTCAAGAGCGTCGGCTGCGCCGCGTGGGATCTGGCCGCGTGCCGCACGGCACGCGATGCGCTCGCGGCGCGCCAGGCCGGCTGA
- a CDS encoding DMT family transporter → MPIPVLFAVLCAAFLHASWNAMVRSSGDRLRSATVLQIAIGLFALLFLPAAAPISPSSWLCVVASAVLHVVYTLLLVRAYEHGDLTVSYPVARGTAPLLVTLGAAAFAGERLNAGAQCGLVLICAGILAIGLERGRGATHSMAKVLPTAFATGVSIAAYSVVDGIGVRESGSTVGYTAWMFVLTGGMMAAYYRLRVGPLRLTQDVGETAKAACGGVFAALAYGIVIWAMDRAPMGPVSALRETSVVFAALIARVYLGERLTPRRAAGCVVIAAGALLISAFEAVR, encoded by the coding sequence GTGCCGATTCCCGTTCTGTTTGCCGTTCTGTGTGCCGCGTTCCTGCATGCGTCGTGGAACGCAATGGTCCGCAGCAGCGGCGACCGGTTGCGTTCGGCCACCGTGCTGCAGATCGCGATCGGGCTGTTCGCGCTGCTGTTCCTGCCGGCCGCCGCGCCGATTTCACCATCGAGCTGGCTGTGCGTCGTCGCATCGGCGGTGCTGCACGTCGTCTATACGCTGCTGCTCGTGCGTGCGTACGAGCATGGCGACCTGACCGTTTCGTATCCGGTCGCGCGCGGCACCGCGCCGTTGCTGGTCACGCTCGGTGCGGCGGCGTTCGCGGGCGAACGGCTGAATGCCGGCGCGCAATGCGGGCTCGTGCTGATCTGCGCCGGCATCCTGGCGATCGGGCTGGAGCGCGGGCGCGGCGCGACGCATTCGATGGCAAAGGTGCTGCCGACTGCGTTCGCGACGGGCGTGTCGATCGCGGCCTACAGCGTGGTCGACGGGATCGGCGTGCGGGAAAGCGGCAGCACGGTCGGCTATACCGCGTGGATGTTCGTGCTGACGGGCGGGATGATGGCCGCGTATTACCGGCTGCGCGTGGGGCCGCTGCGGCTGACGCAGGATGTCGGCGAAACGGCGAAGGCGGCCTGCGGCGGCGTGTTCGCGGCGCTCGCGTACGGCATCGTGATCTGGGCGATGGACCGCGCGCCGATGGGGCCGGTGTCGGCGCTGCGTGAGACGAGCGTGGTGTTCGCGGCGCTGATTGCGCGCGTGTATCTCGGCGAGCGGCTGACGCCGCGCCGTGCGGCCGGCTGTGTGGTGATCGCGGCCGGGGCGTTGTTGATCAGTGCGTTCGAGGCGGTGCGGTGA
- a CDS encoding metal ABC transporter ATPase codes for MGVGMQIACLGFAGSAAVEAEAGAQLVRLERFRALIDGCHLAIESRGAADGRRTFDVRLDLVMRDAALRPLPPCIGDDVNDTLRRAFAQAEQALIAWQAGAGRGTLRDAAAGVAAQ; via the coding sequence ATGGGTGTAGGCATGCAGATCGCCTGCCTCGGATTCGCGGGGTCCGCCGCGGTCGAAGCCGAAGCCGGCGCGCAGCTGGTGCGGCTCGAACGGTTCCGCGCGCTGATCGACGGCTGCCACCTCGCGATCGAATCGCGCGGCGCGGCCGACGGCAGGCGCACGTTCGACGTGCGGCTCGACCTGGTGATGCGCGACGCGGCGCTCAGGCCGCTGCCGCCGTGCATCGGCGACGACGTGAACGATACGCTGCGCCGCGCGTTCGCTCAGGCCGAACAGGCGCTGATCGCGTGGCAGGCGGGGGCTGGAAGGGGGACGCTGCGCGACGCGGCAGCCGGTGTCGCGGCGCAATGA
- a CDS encoding branched-chain amino acid ABC transporter substrate-binding protein: MRHFVTALSVAVAAGALTSAHAQEVVMIGHSAPLTGPQAANGKDNENGARLAVDELNKAGVKVAGKTVTFKLVSDDDQADPKAGVQVAQSLVDKGVVAVLGPYNSGVAIPASRVYSNAGVPILPVASNPALTRQGFKNIFRIGASDEQLGGTMATFAAKTLNAKTAAVIDDRTAYGQGVAEQFMSVAKANGIKIVDQEYTNSSATDFLGILTKIKASNPDVIFLGGYAAQGAPMAKQMKQRGLRAKLLGGDGICSADMGKVAGEAASIVYCAQGGVALEKTAAGREFLKKYHDTYHTDTQVYGVNYYDGMKLLADAMVKAGTTTDKAKLIAQLAKSNYAGVAGTYSFDANGDLKGAPTTVYVIRNGLPEPYAK; encoded by the coding sequence ATGCGACACTTCGTTACCGCGCTCTCGGTGGCCGTTGCCGCCGGCGCGCTGACTTCCGCCCACGCGCAGGAAGTCGTGATGATCGGCCATTCGGCGCCGCTGACCGGCCCGCAGGCTGCCAACGGCAAGGACAATGAAAACGGCGCGCGCCTCGCCGTCGACGAGCTCAACAAGGCCGGCGTGAAGGTCGCCGGCAAGACCGTCACGTTCAAACTGGTCTCCGACGACGACCAGGCCGACCCGAAAGCGGGCGTACAAGTGGCACAGAGCCTCGTCGACAAGGGCGTCGTCGCGGTGCTCGGGCCGTACAACTCGGGCGTCGCGATCCCGGCGTCGCGCGTGTACTCGAACGCCGGCGTGCCGATCCTGCCGGTTGCGTCGAACCCGGCGCTCACGCGGCAGGGCTTCAAGAACATCTTCCGGATCGGCGCGAGCGACGAGCAGCTCGGCGGCACGATGGCCACGTTCGCAGCGAAGACGTTGAACGCGAAGACGGCCGCCGTCATCGACGATCGCACCGCATACGGGCAGGGCGTCGCCGAGCAGTTCATGAGCGTCGCGAAGGCGAACGGGATCAAGATCGTCGATCAGGAATACACGAATTCGTCGGCCACCGATTTCCTCGGCATTCTCACCAAGATCAAGGCCAGCAACCCCGACGTGATCTTCCTCGGCGGTTATGCGGCGCAGGGCGCACCGATGGCCAAGCAGATGAAGCAGCGCGGGCTGCGCGCGAAGCTGCTCGGCGGCGACGGCATCTGCTCGGCCGACATGGGCAAGGTCGCGGGCGAAGCGGCGTCGATCGTCTATTGCGCGCAGGGCGGCGTCGCACTCGAAAAGACGGCGGCCGGCCGCGAATTCCTGAAGAAGTACCACGACACCTATCACACGGATACGCAGGTCTACGGCGTCAACTACTACGACGGCATGAAGCTGCTCGCCGACGCGATGGTCAAGGCCGGCACGACCACCGACAAGGCGAAACTGATCGCGCAACTCGCGAAGTCGAACTACGCGGGCGTCGCGGGCACCTATTCGTTCGACGCGAACGGCGACCTGAAGGGCGCGCCGACCACCGTCTACGTGATCCGCAACGGCCTGCCGGAACCGTACGCGAAATAA
- a CDS encoding DUF1488 domain-containing protein gives MTGGQMQIVFPPEPAEYCARDLVVAFSALVDGRCVQCAVTAEALEDHFGAPSLLERDLLAAFDAHRTAIEAMARRMLEEIGGRPVLLHSGHFRLED, from the coding sequence ATGACAGGCGGACAGATGCAGATTGTCTTCCCACCGGAACCGGCTGAATATTGCGCGCGCGACCTGGTCGTCGCGTTTTCGGCGCTGGTCGACGGACGTTGCGTACAGTGCGCGGTCACGGCCGAGGCGCTGGAGGATCATTTCGGCGCGCCGTCGCTGCTCGAGCGCGACCTGCTGGCCGCGTTCGACGCGCACCGGACGGCGATCGAGGCGATGGCGCGACGGATGCTCGAGGAAATCGGCGGCCGGCCGGTGCTGCTGCACAGCGGCCACTTCCGGCTCGAAGACTGA
- a CDS encoding amino acid permease — MVSGNESDGLKRGLKNRHIQLIALGGALGTGLFLGIAQTIKMAGPSVLLGYAVAGIVAFFIMRQLGEMVVDEPVAGSFSYFADKYFGHFTGFLSGWNYWVLYILVSMAELSAVGIYVQYWWPGVPTWVSALVFFVVINLINLTSVKSYGETEFWFSIIKVAAIVGMIGFGGWLLASGHAGPEASVRNLWQHGGFFPNGVSGLVMSMAAIMFSFGGLELVGITAAEADDPKRSIPKATNQVIYRILIFYIGALAVLLSLYPWEKVVSGGSPFVLIFHALSSNLVANVLNVVVLTAALSVYNSGVYCNSRMLFGLAQQGNAPKVLCSVNKRGIPLAALGASALATGLCVLVNYFMPGKAFEVLMGLVVSALIINWAMISLIHLKFRQAKRAAGEETSFRSLGYPFTNYLCLAFMAGILVVMYLTPDLRLSVYLIPVWLAVLAIGYRFRQKNAGYAVRDGASAR, encoded by the coding sequence ATGGTTTCTGGAAACGAGAGCGACGGCCTGAAGCGCGGGCTGAAGAACCGGCACATCCAGCTGATTGCGCTCGGCGGCGCGCTCGGCACGGGGCTGTTCCTCGGCATCGCGCAGACCATCAAGATGGCGGGCCCGTCCGTGCTGCTCGGCTATGCGGTGGCCGGCATCGTCGCGTTCTTCATCATGCGCCAGCTCGGCGAGATGGTCGTCGACGAGCCCGTCGCAGGTTCGTTCAGCTACTTCGCCGACAAGTATTTCGGCCACTTCACCGGCTTCCTGTCCGGCTGGAACTACTGGGTGCTGTACATCCTCGTCAGCATGGCCGAACTGTCGGCCGTCGGGATCTACGTGCAGTACTGGTGGCCGGGCGTGCCGACCTGGGTGTCGGCGCTCGTGTTCTTCGTCGTCATCAACCTGATCAACCTGACCAGCGTGAAGTCGTACGGCGAGACGGAATTCTGGTTCTCGATCATCAAGGTCGCCGCGATCGTCGGGATGATCGGCTTCGGCGGCTGGCTGCTCGCGAGCGGCCACGCGGGGCCGGAAGCCAGCGTCCGGAACCTGTGGCAGCACGGCGGCTTCTTCCCGAACGGCGTATCGGGCCTCGTGATGTCGATGGCCGCGATCATGTTCTCGTTCGGCGGGCTCGAACTCGTCGGCATCACGGCGGCCGAGGCCGACGATCCGAAGCGCAGCATCCCGAAAGCGACCAACCAGGTCATCTACCGCATCCTGATTTTCTATATCGGCGCGCTCGCCGTGCTGCTGTCGCTGTATCCGTGGGAGAAGGTCGTCAGCGGCGGCAGCCCGTTCGTGCTGATTTTCCACGCGCTGAGCAGCAACCTGGTCGCGAACGTGCTGAACGTCGTCGTGCTGACGGCCGCGCTGTCGGTCTACAACAGCGGCGTGTACTGCAACAGCCGGATGCTGTTCGGCCTCGCGCAGCAGGGCAACGCGCCGAAGGTGCTGTGCTCGGTGAACAAGCGCGGCATTCCGCTCGCCGCGCTCGGCGCGTCGGCGCTCGCCACCGGCCTGTGCGTGCTGGTCAACTACTTCATGCCGGGCAAGGCGTTCGAGGTGCTGATGGGCCTCGTCGTGTCGGCGCTGATCATCAACTGGGCGATGATCAGCCTGATCCACCTGAAGTTCCGCCAGGCCAAGCGCGCAGCCGGGGAGGAGACTTCCTTCCGCAGTCTGGGCTATCCTTTCACGAATTACCTGTGCCTGGCATTCATGGCCGGCATTCTCGTCGTGATGTACCTGACGCCGGATCTCCGCCTGTCGGTGTACCTGATCCCGGTATGGCTCGCGGTGCTCGCGATCGGGTATCGCTTCCGTCAGAAGAATGCAGGCTATGCGGTGCGCGACGGCGCATCCGCACGCTGA
- a CDS encoding DUF488 domain-containing protein yields MGIRIIQLGTPRAAGEGLRIGTVRRPPRGVPKAEFASRNYYDVWLPTLSPSPELVAQAQAAETDVEWRAFKRHFRAEMAHGDPSKVLDLLAAMSATTAFSIGCYCDDENHCHRSVLRELLAERGATIEPDAG; encoded by the coding sequence ATGGGCATTCGGATCATCCAGCTCGGCACGCCGCGCGCGGCCGGCGAGGGCCTGCGGATCGGGACGGTGCGGCGGCCGCCGCGCGGCGTGCCCAAGGCGGAATTCGCATCGCGCAACTACTATGATGTATGGCTGCCGACGCTGTCGCCGAGCCCCGAGCTCGTCGCACAGGCGCAGGCCGCCGAAACCGATGTCGAATGGCGCGCGTTCAAGCGTCACTTCCGCGCGGAAATGGCGCATGGCGATCCGTCCAAGGTACTGGACCTGCTGGCGGCGATGTCGGCCACCACCGCGTTCTCGATCGGCTGCTACTGCGACGACGAGAACCATTGCCACCGCAGCGTGCTGCGCGAGCTGCTCGCGGAGCGCGGCGCGACGATCGAGCCCGACGCGGGCTGA
- the lhpH gene encoding trans-3-hydroxy-L-proline dehydratase produces the protein MKISRSLSTVEVHTGGEAFRIVTSGLPRLPGDTIVQRRAWLKENADEIRRALMFEPRGHADMYGGYLTEPVSPNADFGVIFVHNEGYSDHCGHGVIALSTAAVELGWVQRTVPETRVGIDAPCGFIEAFVKWDGEHAGSVRFVNVPSFIWLRDVSVDTPSFGTVTGDIAYGGAFYFYVDGAPFDLPVREAAVEKLIRFGAEVKAAANAKYPVAHPEIPEINHIYGTIIANAPRHPGSTQANCCVFADREVDRSPTGSGTGGRVAQLYQRGLLAAGDTLVNESIVGTIFKGRVLRETTVGDIPAVIPEVEGSAHICGFANWIVDERDPLTYGFLVR, from the coding sequence ATGAAAATTTCCCGATCCCTTTCCACCGTCGAAGTGCATACGGGCGGCGAAGCATTCCGCATCGTCACGAGCGGGCTGCCGAGACTGCCGGGCGACACGATCGTCCAGCGCCGCGCCTGGCTCAAGGAGAACGCCGACGAAATCCGCCGCGCGCTGATGTTCGAACCGCGCGGCCATGCCGACATGTATGGCGGCTACCTGACCGAACCCGTGTCGCCGAACGCCGATTTCGGCGTGATCTTCGTGCACAACGAGGGCTACAGCGACCATTGCGGGCATGGCGTGATCGCGCTGTCGACCGCGGCGGTCGAACTCGGCTGGGTGCAGCGCACGGTGCCGGAAACGCGCGTCGGCATCGACGCGCCGTGCGGCTTCATCGAAGCCTTCGTCAAATGGGACGGCGAGCACGCAGGCTCCGTGCGCTTCGTCAACGTGCCGTCGTTCATCTGGCTGCGCGACGTATCGGTCGACACGCCTTCGTTCGGCACCGTGACCGGCGACATCGCGTACGGCGGCGCGTTCTACTTCTATGTCGACGGCGCGCCGTTCGACCTGCCGGTGCGCGAAGCGGCGGTGGAAAAACTGATTCGCTTCGGCGCGGAAGTGAAGGCCGCCGCGAACGCGAAGTATCCGGTCGCGCATCCGGAGATTCCGGAAATCAATCACATCTACGGCACGATCATCGCGAACGCGCCGCGCCATCCGGGCTCGACGCAGGCGAACTGCTGCGTGTTCGCGGATCGCGAGGTCGACCGCTCGCCGACGGGCTCCGGCACCGGCGGCCGCGTCGCGCAGCTCTATCAGCGCGGGCTGCTCGCGGCGGGCGACACGCTCGTCAACGAATCGATCGTCGGCACGATCTTCAAGGGGCGCGTGCTGCGCGAAACGACCGTCGGCGATATCCCGGCCGTGATCCCGGAAGTCGAGGGCAGCGCGCACATTTGCGGGTTCGCGAACTGGATCGTCGACGAGCGCGATCCGCTGACCTACGGTTTTCTCGTGCGCTGA
- a CDS encoding response regulator transcription factor yields the protein MNASLSPAALRVFLVDHAIAVRQRIALLVGAIRGVAVVGEAEDGQDAWTHIRSSQADVVIVDLRLADGSGLDLIGMLSKAAPRIVTIVLTNHSAPAFREACASAGADYFFDKTVEFDAACRVIESLVHARAHRP from the coding sequence ATGAATGCCAGCCTGTCACCCGCCGCGCTCAGGGTGTTCCTCGTCGATCACGCCATTGCCGTCCGGCAACGGATCGCGCTGCTCGTCGGCGCGATCCGCGGCGTCGCCGTCGTGGGCGAGGCGGAAGACGGCCAGGACGCGTGGACGCATATTCGCAGCAGCCAGGCGGACGTCGTGATCGTCGACCTGCGGCTCGCGGACGGCAGCGGCCTCGATCTGATCGGGATGCTGTCGAAGGCCGCGCCGCGCATCGTCACGATCGTGCTGACGAACCATTCGGCGCCGGCATTCAGAGAGGCATGCGCGTCGGCCGGAGCCGACTACTTCTTCGACAAGACCGTCGAATTCGACGCTGCGTGCCGTGTCATCGAATCCCTGGTGCACGCTCGCGCGCACCGCCCCTGA